Proteins encoded together in one Halomicrobium urmianum window:
- a CDS encoding cation-translocating P-type ATPase encodes MPKRPSGGRAAGSLHATSRATVLDELDTTEDGLSTEEAAGRLERCGPNDVQEGKRASRVELLVSQFRDPLIYLLIVAAVLSLAVGLVPGGHPNYAEAGFITLIIAVNGLFGFVQDYQATRSIEALREMASPDATVVREGRKRSVEAKQVVPGDVVVLEQGDAIPADARLLSTEELRTNESALTGESTPVEKSLDPVDEDAPLAERADMVYMNTTVVNGRGRAVVTATGMDTEVGGIATQLGEAEDEQTPFEREVRRLGRQIGVLVTILIVLVTAVQFLFTATEPVAILLVGITLAVAGVPEGLPAVVTFTLALGARRMVDRNAIVRRLPVVESLGSVDTVVTDKTGTITENRMTVTRLYAGGTVVDVDERHRPNGDVEDEAMVVGDDRASEPAVERLLRCGAVCNDVDLIDGEYEGDPTEIALRRVADESGVDHTGERVREVPFSSERKRMTVVVDESEAVTAYMKGATEVVLDRCDRILEDGEVRPLTDERRAGIEDRTESFAADALRVLGFASKAVDDTGADAEQLEDGMVFLGLQGMLDPPRPEVERAIADCRSAGVRPVMATGDTLATARAVGEQVGFDPADALTGPDLDDQSDEQLRDTVEDVDVFARVAPEHKVRILEALQANDHDVAMTGDGVNDAPALTRADVGVAMGDRGTDVARQAADVILRDDNFATIRDAIEEGRGIFENVRKFVNYLVSTNTGEVLAVFLGVMLGTLLFPQRFTGTAQALILTPVLILWINLVADTLPALALGADPQAEGLMDRPPRPTDEGVIDARVLTSILTIAVLLAVTGLGVFFYGLDETGSLRLAQTLLFTFIVVGELVRIYVIRSRYGLSVGSNRWLLVAIGVSLAVHLTVLYTPLRGFFDVVALSLTEWSWITVGFAAFLLCNVLASAVFDRIVPSSSRSGEG; translated from the coding sequence ATGCCGAAGCGTCCCTCGGGCGGTCGTGCCGCAGGTTCGTTGCACGCAACGTCGAGAGCGACCGTCCTCGACGAACTCGATACTACCGAGGACGGCCTGTCGACGGAGGAGGCGGCCGGGCGCCTCGAGCGGTGCGGACCGAACGACGTTCAGGAGGGAAAGCGCGCGTCGCGCGTCGAGTTGCTCGTCTCCCAGTTCCGCGATCCGCTCATCTACCTCCTGATCGTGGCCGCGGTGCTCTCGCTGGCCGTCGGACTCGTTCCGGGGGGTCACCCGAACTACGCCGAGGCGGGCTTCATCACCCTCATCATCGCTGTCAACGGTCTGTTCGGGTTCGTCCAGGACTACCAGGCGACCCGGTCGATCGAGGCGCTGCGCGAGATGGCGAGTCCGGACGCGACTGTCGTGCGGGAGGGACGAAAGCGGTCAGTCGAGGCGAAACAGGTAGTCCCGGGCGACGTCGTCGTGCTCGAACAGGGCGACGCGATACCGGCGGACGCGCGACTGCTGTCGACCGAGGAGTTGCGCACGAACGAGTCCGCGCTGACCGGTGAGTCGACCCCCGTCGAGAAGTCGCTCGATCCGGTCGACGAGGACGCACCGCTGGCCGAGCGGGCCGACATGGTCTACATGAACACGACCGTCGTCAACGGACGGGGCCGCGCCGTCGTCACCGCGACGGGCATGGACACGGAAGTCGGTGGGATCGCGACGCAGTTAGGCGAAGCCGAGGACGAGCAGACCCCGTTCGAGCGGGAAGTCAGGCGGCTCGGGAGGCAGATCGGCGTCCTCGTCACGATCCTCATCGTTCTGGTGACGGCCGTGCAGTTCCTCTTCACGGCGACGGAACCGGTGGCGATACTCCTGGTGGGCATCACCCTGGCAGTCGCCGGCGTCCCCGAAGGGCTGCCTGCGGTAGTGACCTTCACGCTGGCGCTGGGAGCGCGTCGGATGGTCGACCGGAACGCCATCGTCAGGCGGCTACCGGTTGTGGAGAGCCTCGGCTCCGTCGACACCGTCGTCACCGACAAGACCGGGACGATCACGGAGAACCGGATGACCGTCACGCGGCTGTACGCCGGTGGGACCGTCGTCGACGTCGACGAGCGACACCGGCCGAACGGAGACGTCGAGGACGAGGCGATGGTCGTCGGCGACGACCGGGCGTCCGAACCGGCCGTCGAGCGGCTCCTCAGATGCGGCGCCGTCTGCAACGACGTCGACCTGATCGACGGCGAGTACGAGGGGGATCCGACCGAGATCGCGCTCCGGCGGGTCGCGGACGAGTCGGGCGTGGATCACACTGGCGAGCGGGTGCGCGAGGTACCGTTCTCTTCCGAGCGAAAGCGGATGACGGTCGTCGTCGACGAGTCGGAGGCGGTCACCGCGTATATGAAAGGAGCCACGGAAGTCGTGTTAGACCGCTGTGACCGGATTCTGGAGGACGGCGAAGTTCGACCGCTCACCGACGAGCGGCGGGCGGGCATCGAGGACCGGACCGAGTCGTTCGCCGCGGACGCGCTGCGCGTGCTCGGGTTCGCGTCGAAGGCGGTCGACGACACAGGGGCCGACGCCGAGCAGCTCGAGGACGGGATGGTGTTTCTCGGCCTCCAAGGGATGCTCGATCCACCCCGCCCGGAAGTGGAACGGGCCATCGCCGACTGCCGGTCGGCGGGCGTTCGCCCCGTCATGGCGACCGGGGACACTCTCGCCACTGCCAGGGCGGTCGGCGAGCAGGTGGGGTTCGATCCCGCGGACGCGCTCACTGGTCCCGACCTCGACGACCAGTCGGACGAGCAACTGCGCGACACCGTGGAGGACGTCGACGTGTTCGCCCGCGTCGCGCCGGAGCACAAGGTCCGGATCTTGGAGGCCCTCCAGGCCAACGACCACGACGTCGCGATGACCGGCGACGGCGTCAACGACGCGCCCGCCCTCACGCGGGCCGACGTCGGCGTCGCGATGGGCGACCGCGGTACGGACGTCGCCAGGCAGGCCGCCGACGTGATCCTCCGGGACGACAACTTCGCGACCATCCGGGACGCCATCGAGGAGGGACGGGGCATCTTCGAGAACGTCCGCAAGTTCGTCAACTACCTCGTCTCGACGAACACCGGCGAGGTGCTGGCGGTGTTTCTCGGCGTCATGCTGGGGACGCTCCTCTTCCCACAGCGGTTCACGGGCACGGCTCAGGCGCTGATACTGACTCCCGTCCTGATCCTCTGGATCAACCTCGTCGCGGACACGCTCCCGGCGCTGGCGCTGGGCGCCGATCCGCAGGCAGAGGGGCTCATGGATCGCCCACCCCGACCGACGGACGAGGGCGTGATCGACGCGCGCGTCCTGACGTCAATCCTCACGATCGCCGTGCTGCTGGCGGTGACCGGTCTGGGCGTGTTCTTCTACGGGCTCGACGAGACGGGATCGCTCCGTCTGGCCCAGACGCTGCTTTTCACGTTCATCGTGGTCGGCGAGCTAGTACGGATTTACGTCATCCGCTCTCGGTACGGCCTCTCGGTGGGCTCGAACCGGTGGCTGCTCGTGGCCATCGGCGTCTCGCTGGCCGTCCACCTGACAGTGCTGTACACGCCGCTCCGCGGATTCTTCGACGTGGTGGCGCTCTCCCTCACGGAGTGGAGCTGGATCACCGTCGGCTTCGCGGCGTTCCTCCTGTGCAACGTCCTCGCGTCCGCCGTGTTCGATCGGATCGTCCCCTCGTCGAGCAGGTCGGGCGAGGGGTAG